The genomic window CCACAGCTACATGGGTGATCTCGGTATCGCACGCCAGCACCTGTTCAAGGGTTTCGAGGTCCGGGCCAGAGGTTTCGCCCGGATCGATCATGCGGTGCGGGATCTGCAGGTAGCGGGCAATTTCCGAGATGCGCCGGCCATAAACGCCATTGGCCACCACCACCAGTTTGCCCTGCTTGGGGATCACGGAACCGATGACGGACTCGACACTGGCGGTGCCGCTGCCCTGCATCAGCACGGCGGTGTAATCCGGGTTGGAGGTGGCCAGCTGTACCAGACGGCTGCGGACCTGCTGCACCACCGTGTTGTAATCATCATCCCAGGTACAGGCGTCGGCCATCATCTTGCTTTTCACACCGGTGCTGGTGGTCAGGGGGCCGGGTGTCAGCAGCAGGTAGGGTGTTGTGGGTAGTTCGATCGGTTTCATGGGTAACCCTTTTGAATGTCGGGATCAGCGGCAACAGGCCGGTGAAATAGGTTTTGCGCTACAGGGTTATTTGTAATAAGTTTTAAGATGTTGGACAAATCGATAATACAAATTCAAGACATAGGTAATTTCGATGAATCATGCGCAGCTCAGGGCCTTCCATGCGGTGGCGAGCCAGGGCAGCTATACCAAGGCTGCTGAGTCCCTGCATGTGACCCAGCCAACGCTTTCCGACCATGTGAAATCCCTGGAGGAGCGCTATGGCATCAAGCTGTTCAAGCGTCATGGGCGCGGCGTGGTGCTCACCGGGCTGGGACGGGCACTGCTGGAAATAACCCGGCGCCAGTCCTATCTGGAAGCCGAGGCCGAGCAGTTGCTGTCACGTGCCCAGGGGCTGATCAGCGGGCAGCTCAGTGTGATTGCCGACAGTCCCTTTCTGGTGGTGCCCTTGCTGGGAGAGTTCTATCGCCGTTATCCCGGCATTGAAATGGCGGTTAAGTTTGGCAACAGCGAAAAGGTGCTGCAGGACCTGTACGAGCTGCGCGCCGATATTGGCGTGATGCCGGAGTATATCGATGACCATCGCCTGCATGCGCTGCCCTATCGCAAGGACAGCTTTGTCATGCTGGTGCCCAAGGGCCATGAATGGGCGCGGCGCAGCACGATCTATTTCAGTGAGCTGGAGGGACAGCGCATGATTCTGCGTGAACAGGGCTCCAGTACCCGAGCCATCTTCGAGCAGGCGATGCGGCGCCATGAAATACGCCCAGGCGAAGTGCTCGAGATCGGCAGTCGTGAAGGTGTGCGCGAAGCCGTGGCTGCGGGGCTGGGGATAGGCGTGATTGCGGCCAGTGAAATCGGTAATGACAATCGCCTGCACCCGCTGGGCATTCGTGATGCGGTGCTCAATGTCACTGAGTATTTTGTCTGCCTGAAGGAAGCTTACCCCATGCCGGCGGTGCGGGCCTTTTTCGAGTTGCTTGAGGCCCAAGACGGCGGCCAGGTGTAGTAACCCGAGGAGACAGCCAGGGGCTGTCTCCTCGGGAGGCGAACGAGCCTTATTTCAGCAGCAGGGATCGGCCGTCAAGGTCGAGGCTTGCGGTATCGACACCCAGGAAGTCGTAGACCGTCGGGGCTATATCTGCCAGTGATGCCTCAGTGGACGAGGAGTCTCCGGTTTTCCTTAGCGGCCGATTGGCTGCGATCCAGATGCTGCGCTCCTGGCGGCTTTGTTCGCCATGTGACTTGCCGCCATCCTTCGGACTGCGGCCATGATCGGTCGTCACTATGATCAGCCAGTCTTCATTGATCCTCTGACTGAGGGCTTGGGTCATAGTGCCGATATAGGCATCGAGTGCTTCGATGCCCTGGCTATATTCAGCGCCCAAGCCCAGTTCGTGACCGATATCATCGACGTGATCCAGATGTACGAAAGTAAAATCCGGGCTATGGCGTTCAAGCACCCGTCCAAACATATGGGATAGTTTTTCGTCCTGTATTCTGTAATGGTCGAGTGTCTCGTGCTTGGTATCGGAGTAATACGCGAAGTCCATCAACGGGAGGTCGTAGGTGAAGTAATCTCTAATGGGGTTGGCCCAGTTCACCAGGGTGGCGACGGACAGTTGCTGGTCTGAAAGAACCTTGAATAACGACGGGATGTTGGGGTTCGCGATGCGGTCACTATTGTTGTAGACGCCATGCTTGTTCGCCCAGGTGCCGGTCAGAATAGTGGACCAGCTCGGGCCAGAGTAAGTGGCCTGCTCGGTGTTTGTGCCCTGGATACCCCCGGTGAAGCCCAGTTGAATATCAAGGGTGTCGAGGTTGGGTGTGCTGGCTTCAAGCAGCTGCTCATACTGGACGCCATCAAGACCGATGAGAAGGACTTTGGGCTGCTTGTCAGCCCAGACGGTTGTAGAGCTTAGCGCTATGCAAATCGCCGTCAGTAGGCGCTTTTTCATGGGATTTTTTACTCGAGTGTGACTAAAAAAAGAGCGGCGCCAGGCCGCTCAAATGGCGTTGTTAACCCTGTGCCAGCCGATTGCGTCTCTGGCAGGCTAAAACAGGGCTGGGATGCGGAACCATCATTGGGGGGACGAGCCCCAATAGCCGGCGACCAGGGCAGTGACTGGGTTTTCAGGTGGGTGTAGTGCTTCATGGCTTCGAGCACGCCCTCCTTGTAGCCCAGCCCCGAGTCCTTGATGCCACCGAACCCGGGGAGCGCACATGTCGATGCGCTGTTCCTGTTTGTGCAGTCCCTACCAGGGCAGCGAGTAGGTTTTCAGGTGGGTGTAGTGCTTCATGGCTTCGAGCACGCCTTCCTTGTAGCCCAGCCCCGAGTCCTTGATACCGCCAAAGGGCGACATTTCGATGCGATAGCCGGGTACTTCCCAGACGTTGACGCTACCGACTTCCAGGCCATCAATGAAGCGCGTGATGTACTTGAAATTGTCGGTGCAGACCCCGGACGACAGACCATAGGCGGTGGCGTTGGAAATGCGGATAACAGCCTCGATATCGTCCGGGCAGCGGATAATCGGGATGACCGGTCCAAAGGTTTCCTGCAGCACCACTTCGGCTTCCGGGGGGACCCGATCGAGCACGGTGGGGCCATAGACAGCGCCGTCGCGCTGGTGGCCGTATTTCAGCTCTGCACCGGCGACGATGGCATCATTGACGCGGCGTTCAAACAGCTCGGCCGCCTCTTCATCGATCACCGTGCCCATATCATTGTCGGCTGACATTGGATCGCCAAAACGGATCAGTTTCGCCTTTGCTGTCACCAGCTCGACAAAGCGATCGGCCACCGACTCCACCACCAGAATGCGCTTCACGGCGGTGCAGCGTTGGCCGGAGTTCTTGGTGGCGCCGTTTACCGCCAGAGTCGAGGCACGCTCCAGATCCGCATCTTCCATTACGATCAGCGGGTCGTTGCCGCCGAGCTCCAGCAGCTGGCGCTTGTACACCGCCTTGCCTGAAATGTATTTGCCAATGGCAACGCCGCCGGTAAAGGTGATCATGTCCGAATGTTCGCTGGTAAGCATCTCGTCGCAGATTTCGGCAGGATCTCCGGTGATGACCGAAAACATCTGCGGCGGCAGGCCGGCTTCGTAGAGCAGGTCGGCCAGCAGCAGGGCGGTCAGGGGCGTCTTCTCGGACGGTTTGAGCACCATGCAGTTGTTGGTCGCGATCGAAGGTGCGATCTTGTGCGCGACCTGGTTCAGTGGGTGGTTGAACGGCGTAATGGCGGCGATGGCACGCAGCGGCGAGCGGGTGGTGTAGATCTTGCGCTGCTGGCCATTGGGGGTGATATCACAGGAGAACACCTGGGCATCGTCCTGCAGGCACAAGAGACCGGAAAGCATGAAAACATCGTAGGCGCGGGTGACCTCGTACAGCGAATCCTTCTTGCTGAGGCCGGCTTCCAGGGTAATCAGGTCCGAAATCTCGTCTTTGCGGGCCAGCAGTAATTCAGCGGTGCGCTGCAGAATGCGGTGGCGCTCATAGCGTGTCAGGGTCGGTTTGTAGGCGGCGGCGCTGCGAAAGGCACCGCGCACATCGTCCAGAGTTGCCATCGGCACGGTGCCGACCAGCGCGTTGGTAAAGGGGTAGCGCACTTCAATACGGCGGTCGTTGTCGACGCGCTGGCCGGCAATGCGCATGGTTTCATGGCGGACGTTGATTGTTGTCATGCTGTTTGAACTCCTTTAAACGGGGTCAGCGGCTGCCACGATGGCAGCCGCTGTGCTGTTCGGGCTTATTGCTAGGCGTTGAGAGCGGCGTAGAAGATATCAAAGTTGCGCAAGCTGTTACTGTCCCAGCTGATCTGGCGATTTAGCAGGAAGGGCACGCGCTGCTCCGACAATCCACCGTGGGAGCGCAGCGGGACATCAAGGCCGGACAGGTCATGCTTGTCGGGGCTGCTGCCCAGCGCCCAGCCGCCACGGGACACGATCACCAGGTCGCCGATACGATCGGCGGGCAACTGGAATTCACGGGCGGCATCCTCGCGGCTGTAGATCGCCTCGATCCCGGCGTATTCGCTCAATGCCTGGATGGCTGTAGCGGCATCCGCCGCAGACTCCAGATAAACGGTGGCGAAGCCCCCGAGGGCGCCGTGGTGAACTACATAGGGATCGGTGATGGGCAAAATAACACGGCTCTGACCTTTGCCGAGCAAGGCGTCGAGTTCGTTCTGCAGATAGAGGACTTCGGGCTGGCCACTGCTGTTGTGCTTGGCCTTCATGCCGTGATCGGCGGTGACCCCGATAATAGCGCCCAGCTCATGCAGCTGCGCCAGGTAGCGATCCATCATGGCGTAGAAGGCGTTGGCTTCGGGCGTACCCGGTGCGTGCTTGTGCTGAATATAGTCGGTGGTGGAAAGGTACATGATGTCCGGGCGTTCGTGCTTCATCAGTTCGACGCCGGCGGCGAAGATGAATTCCGACAAGTCGGCGGAGTAGACCGAGGGAACCGGCATGCCGACACGTTCGAGAATATTGTCGATACCGTTTTCCGCGAGGCTCACCTCATCGGCTTTCTCCGCCGAGAAGCCAACAGCATTTCCCTGGCTGAAGTCCAGACCATTGCCCAGCAGCTTGCGCAGCTTGTCCTTGGCAGTGATGACGGCGATCTTGGCACCTTCTTTTTGCAGGGCGGCAAAGAGGGTCGGGGCACGTAGGTACTTGGGGTCGTTCATCATCACTTCCTGATCCTGTTCGGTATCGAGGAAAAAGTTGCCGCAGATGCCATGCACCTGGGGCGGTACACCGGTGACGATGGAAATATTGTTGGGGTT from Marinobacterium aestuarii includes these protein-coding regions:
- a CDS encoding LysR substrate-binding domain-containing protein, yielding MNHAQLRAFHAVASQGSYTKAAESLHVTQPTLSDHVKSLEERYGIKLFKRHGRGVVLTGLGRALLEITRRQSYLEAEAEQLLSRAQGLISGQLSVIADSPFLVVPLLGEFYRRYPGIEMAVKFGNSEKVLQDLYELRADIGVMPEYIDDHRLHALPYRKDSFVMLVPKGHEWARRSTIYFSELEGQRMILREQGSSTRAIFEQAMRRHEIRPGEVLEIGSREGVREAVAAGLGIGVIAASEIGNDNRLHPLGIRDAVLNVTEYFVCLKEAYPMPAVRAFFELLEAQDGGQV
- a CDS encoding alkaline phosphatase family protein; this encodes MKKRLLTAICIALSSTTVWADKQPKVLLIGLDGVQYEQLLEASTPNLDTLDIQLGFTGGIQGTNTEQATYSGPSWSTILTGTWANKHGVYNNSDRIANPNIPSLFKVLSDQQLSVATLVNWANPIRDYFTYDLPLMDFAYYSDTKHETLDHYRIQDEKLSHMFGRVLERHSPDFTFVHLDHVDDIGHELGLGAEYSQGIEALDAYIGTMTQALSQRINEDWLIIVTTDHGRSPKDGGKSHGEQSRQERSIWIAANRPLRKTGDSSSTEASLADIAPTVYDFLGVDTASLDLDGRSLLLK
- the phnY gene encoding phosphonoacetaldehyde dehydrogenase, whose product is MTTINVRHETMRIAGQRVDNDRRIEVRYPFTNALVGTVPMATLDDVRGAFRSAAAYKPTLTRYERHRILQRTAELLLARKDEISDLITLEAGLSKKDSLYEVTRAYDVFMLSGLLCLQDDAQVFSCDITPNGQQRKIYTTRSPLRAIAAITPFNHPLNQVAHKIAPSIATNNCMVLKPSEKTPLTALLLADLLYEAGLPPQMFSVITGDPAEICDEMLTSEHSDMITFTGGVAIGKYISGKAVYKRQLLELGGNDPLIVMEDADLERASTLAVNGATKNSGQRCTAVKRILVVESVADRFVELVTAKAKLIRFGDPMSADNDMGTVIDEEAAELFERRVNDAIVAGAELKYGHQRDGAVYGPTVLDRVPPEAEVVLQETFGPVIPIIRCPDDIEAVIRISNATAYGLSSGVCTDNFKYITRFIDGLEVGSVNVWEVPGYRIEMSPFGGIKDSGLGYKEGVLEAMKHYTHLKTYSLPW
- the phnA gene encoding phosphonoacetate hydrolase; amino-acid sequence: MNNKTIEINGRTYSFPTQAPVVVVCIDGSEPAYSGSDNGGYIERAVEAGCAPFFESMMKTGTYRTANSVVPSFTNPNNISIVTGVPPQVHGICGNFFLDTEQDQEVMMNDPKYLRAPTLFAALQKEGAKIAVITAKDKLRKLLGNGLDFSQGNAVGFSAEKADEVSLAENGIDNILERVGMPVPSVYSADLSEFIFAAGVELMKHERPDIMYLSTTDYIQHKHAPGTPEANAFYAMMDRYLAQLHELGAIIGVTADHGMKAKHNSSGQPEVLYLQNELDALLGKGQSRVILPITDPYVVHHGALGGFATVYLESAADAATAIQALSEYAGIEAIYSREDAAREFQLPADRIGDLVIVSRGGWALGSSPDKHDLSGLDVPLRSHGGLSEQRVPFLLNRQISWDSNSLRNFDIFYAALNA